In Rattus rattus isolate New Zealand chromosome 9, Rrattus_CSIRO_v1, whole genome shotgun sequence, a genomic segment contains:
- the LOC116910259 gene encoding olfactory receptor 56-like, giving the protein MTWTGNQTLISHFVLLGLFTHSPLHLFLFSIIMLMFLVALSGNGLMILLILVDSRLHSPMYFFLSWLSLMDLMLISTIVPRMAADFLMGRGSISFTGCGLQILFFLTLLGDECFLLAFMAYDRYVAISNPLRYSVIMSHRVCWLMVAGSWLFGLVDGLIQAVFTLRFPYCSSQEIDHFFCEVPAVLKLACADTSLYETMIYVCCVLMLLLPFSVISASYLRILVAVLRMRSAEGRQKAFATCSSHMIVVSLFYGAAMITYMRPQAYHSSKQDKVVSAFYTMITPMLNPLIYSLRNKEVTGALRKLLGKCPCGGGTLV; this is encoded by the coding sequence ATGACCTGGACAGGCAACCAGACTCTCATCTCTCACTTCGTCCTCCTGGGCCTCTTCACCCACTCCCCACtgcatctcttcctcttctccatcattATGCTCATGTTCCTGGTGGCCCTCTCCGGCAACGGGCTCATGATCCTCCTCATCCTTGTGGACTCTCGCCTGCACagccccatgtacttcttcctcagttgGCTGTCCCTCATGGACCTCATGCTCATCTCCACCATTGTGCCACGGATGGCTGCTGACTTTCTCATGGGCCGTGGCTCCATCTCCTTCACTGGTTGTGGGCTCcagattctcttcttcctcaccctcctggGGGATGAGTGCTTCCTGCTGGCCttcatggcctatgaccgctatgtggccattaGCAACCCGCTGAGGTACTCTGTAATCATGAGCCACCGTGTCTGCTGGCTCATGGTAGCTGGGTCTTGGCTCTTTGGCCTGGTAGATGGACTGATCCAGGCTGTTTTTACGCTTCGCTTCCCCTACTGCAGTTCCCAGGAGATCGaccacttcttctgtgaggttCCTGCTGTGCTCAAGCTGGCCTGTGCTGACACCTCCCTCTATGAGACCATGATCTATGTCTGCTGTGTCCTCATGCTTCTCCTGCCCTTTTCTGTCATCTCGGCCTCCTACCTCCGGATCCTGGTGGCAGTGCTCCGGATGCGCTCTGCAGAAGGTCGGCAGAAGGCCTTCGCTACCTGTTCCTCCCACATGATTGTGGTCTCCCTCTTCTACGGGGCTGCCATGATCACATACATGCGACCACAGGCCTACCATTCCTCCAAGCAGGACAAAGTGGTCTCTGCCTTCTACACCATGATCACCCCCATGCTCAACCCTCTTATTTACAGTCTAAGGAACAAAGAAGTGACTGGGGCCCTGAGGAAACTCCTGGGAAAGTGTCCCTGTGGAGGTGGAACTCTTGTTTGA